The DNA window GAAGATAAAATTGTACACCATAAAAAAACTATTGATATTGCCTTTGATTTTAGAGAGATAGCTCTAAATTTTATATAGTTTTCGATATAACTCCCAAACACTTTATGATTGATTATCCATGTATATATTTTTTTTGAGCTTTTCATAAAACATCCGGCCGAAAGTAATAGAAACGGAGTTGTTGGAAGCAGTGGTAGTATTATTCCCAATATGCCTAAAAATAAAGATATAAACCCTCCAATAATTAGCAAATATTTTTTCATAGTTATACTCCTTATTCATAAAATTCTGAATAAAAAAATAGAATCAGATAAATAAAAAATCATAACCCCTTAGAATTCT is part of the uncultured Ilyobacter sp. genome and encodes:
- a CDS encoding YbaN family protein is translated as MKKYLLIIGGFISLFLGILGIILPLLPTTPFLLLSAGCFMKSSKKIYTWIINHKVFGSYIENYIKFRAISLKSKAISIVFLWCTILSSAFFFVSNFKTRILLIFIATAVTSHIFMIKTLTKEMILEKENCEENKN